From a region of the Hippopotamus amphibius kiboko isolate mHipAmp2 chromosome 3, mHipAmp2.hap2, whole genome shotgun sequence genome:
- the TNNT2 gene encoding troponin T, cardiac muscle, giving the protein MSDLEEAVDEYEEEQEAEGAVEEQEEAVEEEAGGEAEAEEANAEEDGEEEEGKEAEDGPTEESKPKPRLFMPNLVPPKIPDGERVDFDDIHRKRMEKDLNELQTLIEAHFENRKKEEEELVSLKDRIEKRRAERAEQQRIRTEREKERQARLAEERARREEEENRRKAEDEARKKKALSNMMHFGGYIQKAQTERKSGKRQTEREKKKKILAERRKVLAIEHLNEEQLREKAKELWQNVYDLEAEKFDLQETFKQQKYEINVLRNRINDNQKVSKTRGKAKVTGRWK; this is encoded by the exons ATGTCGGACCTGGAGGAGGCGGTGGACGAGTACGAGGA GGAGCAGGAAG CGGAAGGAGCTGTGGAAG AGCAGGAGGAGGCAGTGGAAGAAGAGGCTGGAGGCGAGGCTGAGGCTGAGGAGGCCAACGCCGAAG aagatggagaagaagaggaagggaaggaggctgaAG ATGGCCCGACGGAGGAGTCCAAGCCCAAGCCCAG GCTGTTCATGCCCAACCTGGTGCCACCCAAGATCCCCGATGGGGAGAGAGTGGACTTCGAC gaCATCCACCGGAAGCGCATGGAGAAGGACCTGAACGAGCTGCAGACGCTGATCGAAGCGCATTTCGAGAACcgcaagaaggaggaggaggagctggtctCCCTCAAAGACAGGATC GAGAAGCGGCGGGCAGAGCGCGCGGAGCAGCAGCGCATCCGGACGGAGCGGGAGAAGGAGCGGCAGGCCCGCCTGGCC GAGGAGAGGGCCCGgcgagaggaggaggagaaccgGAGGAAGGCTGAGGACGAGGCCCGGAAGAAGAAGGCTCTGTCCAACATGATGCATTTCGGAGGCTACATCCAGAAG GCGCAG ACGGAGCGTAAGAGTGGGAAGAGGCAGACGGAgcgggagaagaagaagaagatccTGGCCGAGAGGAGGAAGGTGCTGGCCATCGAGCACCTGAATGAAGAGCAGCTGAG GGAGAAGGCCAAGGAGCTGTGGCAGAACGTCTACGACCTGGAGGCCGAGAAGTTCGACCTGCAGGAGACGTTCAAGCAGCAAAAATATGAG ATCAACGTCCTCCGGAACAGGATCAATGACAACCAGAAAGT CTCCAAGACCCGAGGGAAGGCCAAGGTCACCGGGCGCTGGAAGTAG
- the LAD1 gene encoding ladinin-1 isoform X3 — MRQERRQRRREVEAAQAPVRERLEAGEEGGAGAGRAEKELELPPRRRLSREQRGSWAREEESLAGREPGGSRKAGSEKPSALEKTLAPEKSPDAREISAPEKTPSPEKVSVSEKIAVLEKRTVFEKRSVPEKTRVSEKLSAPGKTSGSEKRQVSERAAVFEKTAAPEMKPAPARAAAPGQPQAQEQPASAESLSTPKGQTGAGPEKKPPSSSSEGLREQRPGTPAVSCRLPPITLQVRIPSKEDEADTPSPTQATYSSSLKRSSPRTISFRMSPQRDRSEAALTRSASMRLPASSFTLGQKLERYHTAIQRSESVKSAGSSRTEFLVDVASKRHLFEKELASQGRGGPASSRKEDLRLSGVVTSRLNLWISRTQEAGDQDPQEMQRESAAGRRAQWRKKADSPLDAQV; from the exons ATGCGGCAGGAGCGGAGGCAGAGGCGGCGGGAGGTGGAGGCCGCACAGGCGCCTGTCCGGGAGCggctggaggcaggggaggagggcggCGCGGGCGCCGGGCGGGCTGAGAAGGAGCTGGAGCTGCCGCCCCGCCGGAGACTGAGCCGGGAGCAGCGGGGCTCTTGGGCCCGGGAGGAGGAGAGCTTGGCGGGCAGGGAGCCGGGAGGCAGCAGGAAGGCGGGCTCGGAGAAGCCCTCTGCCCTGGAGAAGACACTAGCGCCTGAAAAGAGCCCAGACGCCAGGGAGATCTCTGCCCCCGAGAAGACCCCCAGCCCTGAGAAAGTGTCTGTGTCCGAGAAGATCGCGGTGTTGGAGAAAAGAACCGTCTTCGAAAAGAGATCGGTTCCAGAAAAGACGCGTGTCTCAGAGAAGCTGTCGGCCCCAGGGAAGACGTCGGGCTCGGAGAAGAGACAGGTGTCTGAGAGAGCAGCCGTCTTTGAGAAGACCGCGGCCCCCGAGATGAAGCCGGCCCCGGCGAGGGCGGCGGCCCCcgggcagccccaggcccaggagcAGCCGGCCTCTGCAGAGAGCCTGTCCACCCCCAAGGGGCAGACGGGGGCCGGCCCCGAGAAGAAGCCCCCGTCCTCGTCCTCGGAGGGGCTGCGGGAGCAGAGGCCGGGGACTCCGGCGGTGTCCTGCCGCCTCCCGCCCATCACTCTGCAG GTGAGAATCCCCAGCAAGGAGGACGAGGCGGACACACCCTCGCCCACCCAGGCCACCTACAGCAGCTCCCTGAAGCGCTCCAGCCCCAGGACCATCTCCTTTCGG atGAGCCCCCAGAGAGACCGCTCGGAGGCAGCCTTAACCCGCAG TGCCAGCATGAGGCTCCCGGCCAGCTCGTTCACGTTGGGCCAGAAGCTGGAGAGATACCACACAGCCATACAG AGATCGGAGTCCGTCAAGTCTGCAGGCTCTTCCCGCACCGAGTTCTTGGTGGACGTCGCCAGCAAGCGCCACCTCTTTGAGAAGGAGCTGGCGAGCCAGGGCCGGGGAGGACCGGCCTCCAGCCGGAAG GAGGACCTGCGGCTCTCGGGGGTTGTGACGTCGAGGCTCAACCTGTGGATCAGCCGGACCCAGGAGGCAGGAGATCAGGACCCCCAG GAGATGCAAAGAGAGTCGGCGGCCGGCAGGAGGGCCCAGTGGAGGAAGAAAGCAGACTCCCCCCTGGATGCACAG GTTTGA
- the LAD1 gene encoding ladinin-1 isoform X1, with protein sequence MSASRKDWAALSSLARQRTLEDEEEQERQWRRRHRNLSSTADGEEAQPARDGAPPAPERLPSVEEAEVPPPPPPDAKDEEEDVRATLRMRQERRQRRREVEAAQAPVRERLEAGEEGGAGAGRAEKELELPPRRRLSREQRGSWAREEESLAGREPGGSRKAGSEKPSALEKTLAPEKSPDAREISAPEKTPSPEKVSVSEKIAVLEKRTVFEKRSVPEKTRVSEKLSAPGKTSGSEKRQVSERAAVFEKTAAPEMKPAPARAAAPGQPQAQEQPASAESLSTPKGQTGAGPEKKPPSSSSEGLREQRPGTPAVSCRLPPITLQVRIPSKEDEADTPSPTQATYSSSLKRSSPRTISFRMSPQRDRSEAALTRSASMRLPASSFTLGQKLERYHTAIQRSESVKSAGSSRTEFLVDVASKRHLFEKELASQGRGGPASSRKEDLRLSGVVTSRLNLWISRTQEAGDQDPQEMQRESAAGRRAQWRKKADSPLDAQV encoded by the exons CCTGGCCAGGCAGAGGACCCTGGAGGACGAGGAGGAGCAGGAGCGCCAGTGGCGGCGGCGGCACCGGAACCTGAGCTCCACCGCGGACGGCGAGGAGGCCCAGCCGGCCCGGGACGGAGCCCCGCCGGCTCCGGAGAG GCTGCCGAGCGTGGAGGAGGCGGAggtgcccccaccaccacccccagacgccaaagatgaggaggaggacgTGCGGGCCACCCTCCGGATGCGGCAGGAGCGGAGGCAGAGGCGGCGGGAGGTGGAGGCCGCACAGGCGCCTGTCCGGGAGCggctggaggcaggggaggagggcggCGCGGGCGCCGGGCGGGCTGAGAAGGAGCTGGAGCTGCCGCCCCGCCGGAGACTGAGCCGGGAGCAGCGGGGCTCTTGGGCCCGGGAGGAGGAGAGCTTGGCGGGCAGGGAGCCGGGAGGCAGCAGGAAGGCGGGCTCGGAGAAGCCCTCTGCCCTGGAGAAGACACTAGCGCCTGAAAAGAGCCCAGACGCCAGGGAGATCTCTGCCCCCGAGAAGACCCCCAGCCCTGAGAAAGTGTCTGTGTCCGAGAAGATCGCGGTGTTGGAGAAAAGAACCGTCTTCGAAAAGAGATCGGTTCCAGAAAAGACGCGTGTCTCAGAGAAGCTGTCGGCCCCAGGGAAGACGTCGGGCTCGGAGAAGAGACAGGTGTCTGAGAGAGCAGCCGTCTTTGAGAAGACCGCGGCCCCCGAGATGAAGCCGGCCCCGGCGAGGGCGGCGGCCCCcgggcagccccaggcccaggagcAGCCGGCCTCTGCAGAGAGCCTGTCCACCCCCAAGGGGCAGACGGGGGCCGGCCCCGAGAAGAAGCCCCCGTCCTCGTCCTCGGAGGGGCTGCGGGAGCAGAGGCCGGGGACTCCGGCGGTGTCCTGCCGCCTCCCGCCCATCACTCTGCAG GTGAGAATCCCCAGCAAGGAGGACGAGGCGGACACACCCTCGCCCACCCAGGCCACCTACAGCAGCTCCCTGAAGCGCTCCAGCCCCAGGACCATCTCCTTTCGG atGAGCCCCCAGAGAGACCGCTCGGAGGCAGCCTTAACCCGCAG TGCCAGCATGAGGCTCCCGGCCAGCTCGTTCACGTTGGGCCAGAAGCTGGAGAGATACCACACAGCCATACAG AGATCGGAGTCCGTCAAGTCTGCAGGCTCTTCCCGCACCGAGTTCTTGGTGGACGTCGCCAGCAAGCGCCACCTCTTTGAGAAGGAGCTGGCGAGCCAGGGCCGGGGAGGACCGGCCTCCAGCCGGAAG GAGGACCTGCGGCTCTCGGGGGTTGTGACGTCGAGGCTCAACCTGTGGATCAGCCGGACCCAGGAGGCAGGAGATCAGGACCCCCAG GAGATGCAAAGAGAGTCGGCGGCCGGCAGGAGGGCCCAGTGGAGGAAGAAAGCAGACTCCCCCCTGGATGCACAG GTTTGA
- the LAD1 gene encoding ladinin-1 isoform X2, with product MELESLARQRTLEDEEEQERQWRRRHRNLSSTADGEEAQPARDGAPPAPERLPSVEEAEVPPPPPPDAKDEEEDVRATLRMRQERRQRRREVEAAQAPVRERLEAGEEGGAGAGRAEKELELPPRRRLSREQRGSWAREEESLAGREPGGSRKAGSEKPSALEKTLAPEKSPDAREISAPEKTPSPEKVSVSEKIAVLEKRTVFEKRSVPEKTRVSEKLSAPGKTSGSEKRQVSERAAVFEKTAAPEMKPAPARAAAPGQPQAQEQPASAESLSTPKGQTGAGPEKKPPSSSSEGLREQRPGTPAVSCRLPPITLQVRIPSKEDEADTPSPTQATYSSSLKRSSPRTISFRMSPQRDRSEAALTRSASMRLPASSFTLGQKLERYHTAIQRSESVKSAGSSRTEFLVDVASKRHLFEKELASQGRGGPASSRKEDLRLSGVVTSRLNLWISRTQEAGDQDPQEMQRESAAGRRAQWRKKADSPLDAQV from the exons ATGGAGCTGGAGAG CCTGGCCAGGCAGAGGACCCTGGAGGACGAGGAGGAGCAGGAGCGCCAGTGGCGGCGGCGGCACCGGAACCTGAGCTCCACCGCGGACGGCGAGGAGGCCCAGCCGGCCCGGGACGGAGCCCCGCCGGCTCCGGAGAG GCTGCCGAGCGTGGAGGAGGCGGAggtgcccccaccaccacccccagacgccaaagatgaggaggaggacgTGCGGGCCACCCTCCGGATGCGGCAGGAGCGGAGGCAGAGGCGGCGGGAGGTGGAGGCCGCACAGGCGCCTGTCCGGGAGCggctggaggcaggggaggagggcggCGCGGGCGCCGGGCGGGCTGAGAAGGAGCTGGAGCTGCCGCCCCGCCGGAGACTGAGCCGGGAGCAGCGGGGCTCTTGGGCCCGGGAGGAGGAGAGCTTGGCGGGCAGGGAGCCGGGAGGCAGCAGGAAGGCGGGCTCGGAGAAGCCCTCTGCCCTGGAGAAGACACTAGCGCCTGAAAAGAGCCCAGACGCCAGGGAGATCTCTGCCCCCGAGAAGACCCCCAGCCCTGAGAAAGTGTCTGTGTCCGAGAAGATCGCGGTGTTGGAGAAAAGAACCGTCTTCGAAAAGAGATCGGTTCCAGAAAAGACGCGTGTCTCAGAGAAGCTGTCGGCCCCAGGGAAGACGTCGGGCTCGGAGAAGAGACAGGTGTCTGAGAGAGCAGCCGTCTTTGAGAAGACCGCGGCCCCCGAGATGAAGCCGGCCCCGGCGAGGGCGGCGGCCCCcgggcagccccaggcccaggagcAGCCGGCCTCTGCAGAGAGCCTGTCCACCCCCAAGGGGCAGACGGGGGCCGGCCCCGAGAAGAAGCCCCCGTCCTCGTCCTCGGAGGGGCTGCGGGAGCAGAGGCCGGGGACTCCGGCGGTGTCCTGCCGCCTCCCGCCCATCACTCTGCAG GTGAGAATCCCCAGCAAGGAGGACGAGGCGGACACACCCTCGCCCACCCAGGCCACCTACAGCAGCTCCCTGAAGCGCTCCAGCCCCAGGACCATCTCCTTTCGG atGAGCCCCCAGAGAGACCGCTCGGAGGCAGCCTTAACCCGCAG TGCCAGCATGAGGCTCCCGGCCAGCTCGTTCACGTTGGGCCAGAAGCTGGAGAGATACCACACAGCCATACAG AGATCGGAGTCCGTCAAGTCTGCAGGCTCTTCCCGCACCGAGTTCTTGGTGGACGTCGCCAGCAAGCGCCACCTCTTTGAGAAGGAGCTGGCGAGCCAGGGCCGGGGAGGACCGGCCTCCAGCCGGAAG GAGGACCTGCGGCTCTCGGGGGTTGTGACGTCGAGGCTCAACCTGTGGATCAGCCGGACCCAGGAGGCAGGAGATCAGGACCCCCAG GAGATGCAAAGAGAGTCGGCGGCCGGCAGGAGGGCCCAGTGGAGGAAGAAAGCAGACTCCCCCCTGGATGCACAG GTTTGA